A genomic window from Solanum stenotomum isolate F172 chromosome 10, ASM1918654v1, whole genome shotgun sequence includes:
- the LOC125878370 gene encoding uncharacterized protein LOC125878370: MKSSTTVILLLVLLCAVSNISFAVIDGLLKNGNFEMPPSKADLNGTEVLKHNAIPEWSISGFVEYIKAGQKQGDMLLVVPEGYAAVRLGNEASIKQILNVTKGMYYSLTFSAARTCAQEERINVSVTPDFGVLPIQTLYSSSGWDSYAWAFQAELHQVEILLHNPGVEEDPACGPLIDSIAIRTLYPPRATNQNLLKNGDFEEGPYIFPNTSWGVLVPPNIEDDHSPLPAWMVESLKAVKYLDSDHFSVPHGKRAIELVAGKESAIAQVARTTIGKMYQLSFKVGDASNACEGSMIVEAFAGRDTLKVPYESMGKGGYKRAILRFKATASRTRIMFLSTYYHTRSDDFVSLCGPVVDDVTLLSVRTHRRVL, translated from the exons atgaagagCTCAACAACAGTAATATTGCTGCTCGTGCTATTGTGCGCTGTTTCCAACATTTCCTTTGCCGTTATTGATG GATTGTTAAAGAATGGAAACTTCGAAATGCCCCCATCGAAAGCGGACTTAAACGGCACGGAGGTTCTAAAGCACAACGCCATACCGGAATGGTCAATTTCCGGGTTCGTAGAGTACATAAAAGCTGGCCAAAAACAAGGTGATATGCTTCTAGTCGTACCCGAGGGCTATGCCGCGGTTCGTCTAGGTAACGAAGCATCGATCAAGCAAATACTGAACGTTACAAAAGGAATGTACTATTCCTTAACGTTCAGTGCTGCTCGAACTTGTGCTCAAGAAGAACGTATCAACGTATCTGTTACACCTGATTTCGGAGTACTACCTATCCAAACATTGTATAGTAGCAGTGGTTGGGACTCATATGCTTGGGCATTTCAAGCTGAACTTCACCAAGTTGAGATCTTGCTTCATAATCCAGGTGTTGAGGAAGATCCTGCTTGTGGTCCTCTCATCGATTCGATCGCTATTCGTACTTTATATCCTCCTAGGGCCACTAATC AGAATTTGTTGAAAAATGGAGATTTTGAAGAGGGTCCATACATATTCCCAAACACAAGTTGGGGAGTACTTGTACCACCTAACATTGAAGATGACCATTCCCCATTGCCAGCATGGATGGTTGAGTCCCTAAAGGCAGTGAAATACTTAGATTCTGACCATTTTTCAGTACCACATGGCAAGAGAGCCATAGAGTTAGTTGCTGGCAAAGAAAGTGCCATTGCTCAAGTTGCAAGAACCACAATTGGCAAAATGTATCAACTTAGTTTCAAAGTTGGAGATGCAAGTAATGCTTGTGAAGGTTCTATGATTGTTGAGGCCTTTGCTGGAAGGGATACACTTAAAGTCCCTTATGAGTCTATGGGAAAAGGTGGATATAAGCGCGCTATCCTCCGTTTCAAGGCCACTGCTAGCCGGACTAGGATCATGTTCCTTAGCACCTACTATCACACGAGAAGCGATGATTTTGTTTCCTTGTGTGGCCCTGTGGTTGATGATGTGACTCTCTTGAGTGTCAGGACCCATCGTCGAGTCCTCTAA